One part of the Humulus lupulus chromosome 9, drHumLupu1.1, whole genome shotgun sequence genome encodes these proteins:
- the LOC133802240 gene encoding uncharacterized protein LOC133802240 yields MARYLRSTVPPTTLAWEQVKPADIEVIRKRLSEKFIYPEDNPVINDAMVRQMQKHLTDWRHTMKKHWVDVGGEVDNERAKSKPFVSITSSDWAILCDFWASDSHQRISKKNKEARAKMIIPGGHGSKSIVAHVYDHVNYNNLYPYIYENIINVTMFK; encoded by the exons atggctcgttatttgcgtagcaccgtacccccaactacactagcttgggaacaagtaaaaccagctgatatcgaagttattcgaaagagactatct gaaaaattcatttatccagaagacaatccagtaatcaacgatgccatggtaagacaaatgcaaaaacatctgactgattggcgccacacgatgaagaaacactgggtagatgttggaggagaggtggacaatgagagagcgaagtcaaaaccttttgtgtcgattacttcttctgattgggcaattctgtgtgatttttgggcttctgattctcaccag cgtatatcgaagaaaaataaagaagctcgagctaaaatgatcataccaggaggacacggttccaaatccatcgttgcccatgtttatgatcacgtaaattataataacttatatccttacatttacgaaaatattataaatgtcacaatgtttaaataa